One window of Trifolium pratense cultivar HEN17-A07 linkage group LG5, ARS_RC_1.1, whole genome shotgun sequence genomic DNA carries:
- the LOC123883811 gene encoding bifunctional aspartokinase/homoserine dehydrogenase 2, chloroplastic-like — MQCSAGSWTNSTRILPLNEVITKAAALTEGRRSDFFNHSAVDSLSALAWIAFTGKGCGMSMPVAHVEESWQMDEFYSNKVLVELSCIRPCMESNRKSDCSTWSVHKFGGTCVGSSVRINNVADVIINDDSERKLVVVSAMSKVTDMMYELINKAQSQDKSYISALNAVAEKHSLTAHELFDGNDLATFLSNLHQDVGNLKAMLQAIDITHQINF; from the exons ATGCAGTGTTCTGCAGGTAGCTGGACTAACAGTACTAGGATTCTCCCATTGAATGAAGTGATCACGAAAGCTGCCGCATTGACAGAAGGAAGGAGATCTGATTTTTTTAATCACTCTGCTGTTGACAGTCTTTCTGCTCTAGCATGGATTGCATTTACTGGGAAGGGTTGTG GTATGAGTATGCCTGTTGCACATGTGGAAGAAAGTTGGCAAATGGATGAGTTTTATAGCAACAAG GTACTTGTAGAGCTTTCATGCATTAGGCCCTGTATGGAGTCAAACAGGAAAAGTGATTGCTCAACTTGGTCTGTTCACAAATTTGGAGGGACATGTGTGGGAAGTTCAGTGAGAATAAATAATGTTGCAGATGTAATAATCAATGATGATTCTGAGAGAAAATTAGTGGTAGTATCTGCTATGTCAAAAGTAACAGATATGATGTATGAACTCATTAACAAAGCTCAATCTCAGGATAAGTCTTATATATCTGCACTTAATGCTGTTGCTGAGAAGCATAGTTTAACTGCACATGAATTGTTTGATGGAAATGATCTTGCTACTTTCTTATCTAATTTGCATCAAGATGTTGGAAATTTAAAGGCAATGCTTCAAGCTATAGATATAACTCACCAGATAAACTTTTAA